One Sphingomonas sabuli genomic region harbors:
- the rimO gene encoding 30S ribosomal protein S12 methylthiotransferase RimO gives MKTTTLPRSPRVGLVSLGCPKALVDSERIMTKLRSDGYDMSPDYAGADVVLVNTCGFLDSAKEESLEAIGEAIAENGRVVVTGCMGREAEVIRERFPQVLAVTGPQQYEAVVAAVHDAAPPVPNAYLDLVPEAGLKLTPRHYSYLKISEGCNHRCAFCIIPSIRGDLASRRPDAILREAEKLVAAGTRELLVISQDTSAYGLDLKHAAWPWKGGEVRAHMTDLVRELGKLGTADHPVWVRLHYVYPYPHVDRVIPLMAEGLLLPYLDIPFQHASPNVLKAMKRPANEAKVLQRLKDWRAIVPDIAVRSSFVVGFPGETDADFDYLLDWLQEAQLDRVGAFKFEPVEGAEATYMPNQVPDEVKQDRFERVMALSARISAEKLAAKVGSTLDVLIDAVDPDTGGASGRSKADAPEIDGEVHLRDAGGLQPGDIVRVEIEDADEHDLYGVPV, from the coding sequence ATGAAGACCACCACCCTTCCCCGATCGCCCCGTGTGGGGCTGGTCTCGCTCGGCTGTCCCAAGGCTTTGGTCGACAGCGAGCGGATCATGACCAAGCTCCGCTCCGACGGCTACGACATGTCGCCCGATTATGCCGGCGCGGACGTGGTGCTGGTCAACACCTGCGGCTTCCTCGACAGCGCGAAGGAAGAAAGCCTCGAGGCGATCGGCGAAGCGATCGCGGAGAACGGCCGCGTGGTCGTCACCGGCTGCATGGGCCGGGAAGCCGAGGTCATTCGCGAACGCTTCCCGCAGGTGCTCGCGGTGACCGGGCCGCAGCAATATGAAGCCGTCGTCGCCGCGGTCCACGACGCCGCGCCGCCGGTGCCCAACGCCTATCTCGACCTGGTGCCGGAAGCCGGGCTGAAGCTCACGCCGCGCCATTACAGCTACCTGAAGATTTCGGAGGGCTGCAATCACCGCTGCGCCTTCTGTATCATCCCGTCCATCCGCGGTGACCTTGCCAGCCGCCGGCCCGACGCCATCCTGCGCGAAGCCGAAAAGCTGGTCGCGGCCGGCACGCGCGAGCTTTTGGTCATCAGCCAGGACACCAGTGCCTACGGCCTCGACCTCAAGCACGCCGCCTGGCCATGGAAGGGTGGCGAAGTGCGCGCCCACATGACCGACCTGGTCCGCGAACTGGGCAAGCTCGGCACAGCCGATCACCCGGTGTGGGTGCGGCTGCACTACGTTTACCCCTACCCGCACGTCGACCGGGTCATCCCGCTGATGGCCGAAGGGCTATTGCTCCCTTATCTCGACATTCCCTTCCAGCACGCTTCGCCCAATGTGCTAAAGGCGATGAAGCGCCCGGCCAACGAAGCGAAAGTGCTGCAGCGGTTGAAGGACTGGCGCGCGATCGTGCCCGACATCGCGGTGCGCTCCTCGTTCGTCGTCGGCTTCCCCGGCGAGACCGACGCCGATTTCGACTATCTGCTCGATTGGCTGCAGGAAGCCCAGCTCGACCGCGTCGGCGCGTTCAAGTTCGAGCCGGTGGAAGGCGCCGAGGCCACCTACATGCCCAACCAGGTGCCGGACGAGGTCAAGCAGGACCGGTTCGAACGGGTGATGGCGCTGTCGGCGCGGATCTCGGCTGAAAAGCTCGCCGCCAAGGTCGGCTCGACCCTCGACGTGCTGATCGACGCGGTCGACCCCGACACCGGCGGCGCCAGCGGCCGGTCGAAGGCCGACGCCCCGGAAATCGACGGCGAAGTCCACCTCCGCGACGCCGGCGGACTTCAGCCCGGCGACATCGTCAGGGTCGAAATCGAGGATGCCGACGAGCACGACCTTTATGGCGTGCCTGTTTAA
- a CDS encoding potassium channel family protein, whose protein sequence is MRHRGKDLTHMTLRRKPSLRPWAQFAIRMLVLFSLLVLIIGFHWIERDSLHDNYDGEVNFTDVLYFTMISATTTGYGDIVPVTAKARLFDALIVTPIRIFFILVLAGTAYTFVIKKTWNNWVMKRIQRNLCDHIILAGHGVSNSKALDELLTRGVDPRTLVVIDPDPEALDRASECGVAVLQGDASRDETLRAAHVERAKALLISAGRDDSAILIVLTARKLSDKVNISVTIREGDNEDIARQAGADTVINPVSFAGLLLASSLQGPYRAEYLADLATSEGKVMLRERSITREEVGKPMNEIVTGQPVRLLRNGMPFAHDSAAALSLQEGDWILEIVDSA, encoded by the coding sequence ATGCGGCACCGCGGCAAGGACCTCACCCACATGACCCTGCGGCGCAAGCCGTCGTTGCGGCCATGGGCGCAATTCGCGATCCGCATGCTCGTGCTGTTTTCGCTGCTGGTGCTGATCATCGGCTTTCACTGGATCGAGCGCGACAGCCTGCACGACAATTACGACGGTGAGGTCAATTTCACCGACGTGCTCTATTTCACGATGATCAGCGCGACCACCACCGGCTATGGCGACATCGTCCCGGTGACCGCCAAGGCGCGGCTGTTCGACGCCCTGATCGTCACGCCTATCCGTATCTTCTTCATCCTCGTGCTGGCGGGAACCGCCTACACTTTCGTCATCAAGAAAACGTGGAATAATTGGGTCATGAAACGCATTCAGCGAAACCTGTGCGACCACATCATCCTTGCGGGGCACGGGGTGAGCAACAGCAAGGCGCTCGACGAACTGCTGACGCGCGGGGTGGACCCGCGGACGCTGGTCGTCATCGATCCCGATCCCGAAGCACTGGACCGGGCGAGCGAATGCGGCGTCGCCGTTCTGCAGGGGGACGCCAGCCGCGACGAAACGCTGCGCGCCGCCCATGTCGAGCGGGCCAAGGCGCTGCTGATTTCCGCCGGCCGCGACGACAGCGCGATCCTGATCGTGCTCACGGCTCGCAAATTGTCCGACAAGGTCAACATCAGCGTGACCATCCGCGAAGGCGACAATGAGGATATCGCCCGCCAGGCCGGGGCCGACACCGTCATCAATCCGGTGAGCTTCGCGGGCCTGCTGCTCGCCAGCTCGCTCCAGGGGCCGTACCGCGCCGAATATCTTGCCGACCTCGCCACCAGCGAAGGCAAGGTCATGCTTCGTGAACGGTCGATCACGCGCGAGGAAGTGGGCAAGCCGATGAACGAGATCGTCACCGGCCAGCCGGTCCGACTGCTGCGCAACGGCATGCCGTTCGCGCATGACAGCGCCGCAGCGCTCAGCCTGCAGGAAGGCGACTGGATCTTGGAGATCGTCGACTCCGCCTAG
- a CDS encoding UDP-glucose dehydrogenase family protein → MRIAMIGTGYVGLVSGACFADFGHDVTCVDKDAGKIDAINRGVMPIWEPGLEALVKANADRGRLAFTTDIKDGVKDAEAVFIAVGTPARRGDGHADLSFVFAAVRELAKALQGPAVIVTKSTVPVGTGDEIARILAEEGAPEGTSVASNPEFLREGAAIADFKHPDRIVVGTDDDHAREVLREIYRPLFLNKAPILFTGRRTAELTKYAANAFLAVKISFINEIADLCEAVGADVQEVARGIGLDNRIGPKFLHPGPGYGGSCFPKDTLALLQTANEAGVPQRIVNTVVKVNDDRKASMAGRVTSALGGSVKGKRIGVLGLAFKPNTDDMRDAASIPLIQSLTEDGADVIAFDPAAMDNAKGMIDGLACANDAYAVANGADALVIVTEWDEFRALDLDKLAATMRGKALIDLRNVYDPEEAEKAGLDYRGIGRGRARPAA, encoded by the coding sequence ATGCGCATTGCGATGATCGGAACCGGCTATGTCGGCCTGGTTTCCGGAGCCTGTTTCGCTGATTTCGGCCATGATGTGACTTGCGTCGACAAGGACGCGGGCAAGATCGACGCGATCAACCGCGGCGTCATGCCGATCTGGGAGCCGGGTCTGGAAGCGCTGGTCAAGGCCAATGCCGATCGCGGCCGGCTGGCGTTCACGACCGACATCAAGGACGGCGTCAAGGACGCGGAGGCGGTGTTCATCGCGGTCGGCACGCCGGCACGGCGCGGCGACGGCCACGCGGACCTGAGCTTCGTGTTCGCCGCCGTGCGCGAACTGGCCAAGGCGCTCCAGGGTCCGGCGGTGATCGTTACCAAGTCGACCGTCCCAGTCGGCACCGGCGACGAGATCGCGCGCATCCTGGCCGAAGAAGGCGCGCCCGAAGGCACCAGCGTCGCGTCCAACCCCGAATTCCTGCGCGAAGGCGCGGCCATCGCCGACTTCAAGCATCCGGACCGGATCGTCGTCGGCACCGACGACGACCATGCCCGCGAAGTGCTGCGCGAAATCTACCGGCCGCTGTTTCTCAACAAGGCGCCGATCCTGTTCACCGGCCGGCGCACCGCGGAACTTACCAAATATGCCGCCAATGCGTTCCTGGCGGTCAAGATCAGCTTCATCAACGAGATCGCGGACTTGTGCGAAGCGGTCGGCGCAGACGTCCAGGAAGTCGCTCGCGGCATCGGGCTCGACAACCGCATCGGTCCGAAGTTCCTGCATCCCGGCCCGGGCTATGGCGGCAGCTGCTTCCCCAAGGATACGCTGGCGCTGCTCCAGACCGCGAACGAGGCCGGCGTTCCGCAACGGATCGTCAACACGGTGGTCAAGGTCAATGACGACCGCAAGGCGTCGATGGCGGGCCGCGTGACGTCCGCGCTGGGCGGGTCGGTCAAGGGCAAGCGGATCGGCGTGCTGGGCCTCGCCTTCAAGCCGAACACCGACGATATGCGCGATGCCGCGTCCATTCCGCTGATCCAGTCGCTGACCGAAGACGGCGCGGACGTGATCGCCTTCGATCCGGCGGCGATGGACAATGCGAAGGGCATGATCGACGGCCTTGCCTGCGCCAACGACGCGTACGCCGTGGCCAACGGTGCCGATGCGCTGGTGATCGTCACCGAATGGGACGAATTCCGTGCGCTCGACCTCGACAAGCTGGCCGCGACCATGCGCGGCAAGGCGCTGATCGACCTGCGCAACGTCTACGATCCCGAGGAAGCGGAAAAGGCCGGCCTCGACTATCGCGGCATCGGCCGCGGACGGGCGCGCCCGGCGGCATAA
- a CDS encoding leishmanolysin-related zinc metalloendopeptidase, which yields MNAYASDNGNSGFGQGHARGLDLRVQVPETTSRVVGVDLTHVITVNDVASARGGNGGGGGNPNGGGGSGGGTSFSPYTSGPADSTAGFNITIVFNGTWTQELHDIFVLAADQLTSLIVGDLPNVSIRNRGTVTTVDDITITAELGQIDGLYGVLGQAGPTSVRTASSLPATAQMQFDIVDVQDMGLAAFTDVVLHEMAHSLGFGSIWDRLGLVTNGQFTGSNAVAEFHDLGGTGFIPVEQDGGSGTAGSHWDEEFFDNELMTGYINEGTNYFTEMSAASFADLGYVINPNYGSVIDQGYVLV from the coding sequence GTGAACGCCTACGCCAGCGACAATGGAAACTCCGGCTTCGGCCAGGGTCATGCGCGCGGTCTCGACCTTCGCGTGCAGGTTCCGGAAACGACTTCGCGCGTCGTCGGCGTCGACCTGACCCACGTCATTACCGTGAACGACGTCGCCTCTGCCCGTGGCGGCAATGGCGGCGGCGGCGGCAACCCCAACGGCGGCGGCGGTTCGGGCGGCGGGACGAGCTTCAGCCCGTACACCAGCGGCCCGGCCGACAGCACCGCCGGCTTCAACATCACCATCGTCTTCAACGGCACCTGGACCCAGGAACTGCACGACATCTTCGTGCTGGCCGCGGACCAGCTGACTTCGCTGATCGTCGGCGACCTGCCCAACGTCAGCATCCGCAACCGCGGTACGGTGACCACCGTCGACGACATCACCATCACTGCAGAGCTTGGCCAGATCGACGGCCTGTACGGCGTGCTCGGCCAGGCCGGCCCGACGTCGGTACGCACGGCAAGCTCGCTTCCCGCGACCGCGCAGATGCAGTTCGACATCGTCGACGTGCAGGACATGGGCCTGGCGGCCTTCACCGACGTCGTGCTCCACGAAATGGCGCACAGCCTCGGCTTCGGATCGATCTGGGATCGCCTGGGCCTGGTTACCAATGGCCAGTTCACCGGGTCCAACGCCGTCGCCGAATTCCACGACCTTGGCGGCACCGGCTTCATCCCGGTCGAACAGGACGGCGGGTCGGGCACGGCCGGGTCGCACTGGGACGAGGAATTTTTCGATAACGAGCTGATGACCGGCTACATCAACGAAGGCACGAACTACTTCACCGAGATGAGCGCGGCGTCCTTTGCCGACCTCGGCTACGTCATCAATCCGAATTACGGTTCGGTCATCGACCAGGGCTACGTGCTGGTCTGA
- a CDS encoding GSCFA domain-containing protein, giving the protein MEGSVVGIGNCQVEVMIRIAGDALGLTPRFIHSNRFRADKAFASEVISDAQLVFANYGQLHAEVTQFIRDELGRSVPVLPAPKFYFIGFHPDVVLPSSVEGERRTLPLGNTNSAILLAAFRQGLSVGEAVTLFKDEVFEALGYYDAYPLAVRMLVKQCLRCGIDVRRFLPRWLNKGPFVYVPLHPRADVLRDVTVLLLQSVDLLGAGAKVDPGEDMFARNVIWPIYPEIGDRLGLPGNYVFMPKNTALKAEARFDPMDLQTFTERTFAIYAAEPPDYTCFSRHDDPNFHNLRRFLRSRARGSGRGNDNPYRGLPVTSWWAKAVAAPAMQAVDPVVGAKFTIGRTEKVATAGSCFAQHIAQRLTAAGLNYLVTEQAPPECADPASEDYGLFTARFGNIYTVRQLLQLAHRAYGAFVPETQLWPVGDDGFVDPFRPRIGAAPFATRDALERSRDVHFAAVREMFETADVFIFTLGLTEAWQAAADGAEVPLAPGVVGADVPQGAYVPVNHKVADVIADLHELIALFRQHNAAARIVLTVSPVPLIATFEAEHVLTATTYSKSVLRAAAGEVASHYDHVDYFPSFEIVTGSFTRGRYFDTDLRTVKAAGVDHVMGRFLHHYYGMGGTELPAASDSSRRLVAETQAGMNVVCDEEEIAARSVDRPPASPLAS; this is encoded by the coding sequence GTGGAAGGCTCCGTTGTCGGGATCGGCAATTGCCAGGTCGAAGTGATGATCCGCATTGCAGGGGACGCTCTCGGGCTGACTCCGCGTTTCATCCATTCGAACCGCTTCCGTGCCGACAAGGCGTTCGCGTCCGAGGTCATTTCCGATGCCCAGCTTGTCTTTGCCAATTACGGGCAGTTGCATGCCGAGGTGACGCAATTCATCCGCGATGAACTCGGCCGCAGCGTGCCTGTCCTGCCCGCGCCGAAATTCTATTTCATCGGCTTCCATCCCGACGTGGTGTTGCCCTCGTCCGTCGAGGGGGAGCGGCGCACCCTGCCGCTGGGCAACACCAATTCGGCAATCCTCCTCGCCGCCTTTCGCCAGGGCCTGTCGGTCGGCGAAGCAGTGACCTTGTTCAAGGACGAGGTGTTCGAAGCGCTCGGCTATTACGATGCCTATCCGCTGGCGGTCAGAATGCTGGTCAAGCAATGCCTGCGGTGCGGGATCGACGTTCGGCGTTTCCTGCCCAGATGGCTGAACAAGGGGCCGTTCGTTTACGTGCCTCTCCATCCCCGCGCTGACGTTCTGCGCGACGTCACGGTCTTGCTATTGCAGTCCGTCGACTTGCTGGGCGCCGGCGCGAAGGTCGATCCGGGCGAAGACATGTTCGCCCGCAACGTCATCTGGCCGATCTATCCGGAGATCGGCGATCGTCTTGGACTGCCCGGCAATTACGTATTCATGCCGAAGAACACCGCGTTGAAAGCCGAAGCGCGCTTCGATCCGATGGACCTGCAGACCTTCACGGAGCGGACGTTTGCGATCTACGCGGCCGAGCCGCCGGACTATACCTGCTTTTCGCGCCACGACGATCCCAACTTCCACAATTTGCGCCGCTTCCTGCGATCGCGCGCGCGCGGCAGCGGCAGGGGCAACGACAATCCGTATCGCGGACTGCCCGTTACCAGCTGGTGGGCCAAGGCGGTCGCCGCGCCGGCGATGCAGGCGGTCGACCCGGTGGTGGGCGCCAAGTTCACGATCGGCCGTACCGAAAAGGTCGCGACGGCCGGCAGCTGCTTTGCCCAGCACATCGCCCAACGCCTGACCGCAGCCGGGCTCAACTACCTTGTGACCGAACAGGCGCCGCCAGAGTGCGCCGATCCCGCGAGCGAGGATTACGGGCTGTTCACCGCCCGCTTCGGCAATATCTACACCGTGCGCCAGCTGCTTCAGCTCGCCCACCGGGCCTATGGCGCCTTCGTACCCGAAACGCAGCTATGGCCAGTCGGCGACGACGGCTTCGTCGATCCCTTCCGCCCGCGCATCGGCGCGGCGCCCTTTGCCACGCGAGACGCGCTCGAACGATCGCGGGACGTGCATTTCGCCGCAGTGCGGGAGATGTTCGAGACCGCGGACGTCTTCATCTTCACCCTTGGCCTGACCGAGGCCTGGCAGGCCGCCGCCGATGGTGCGGAGGTTCCGCTGGCGCCGGGCGTGGTCGGCGCGGACGTGCCGCAAGGCGCCTATGTCCCGGTCAACCACAAGGTGGCGGACGTCATCGCCGACCTGCATGAGCTGATCGCGCTGTTCCGCCAGCACAACGCCGCGGCGCGCATCGTCCTGACCGTCTCGCCGGTCCCCCTGATCGCGACATTCGAGGCAGAACACGTGTTGACGGCGACGACCTACAGCAAGTCGGTCCTGCGCGCGGCGGCGGGCGAAGTGGCGTCCCATTACGACCATGTCGACTATTTCCCCTCGTTCGAGATCGTCACCGGCAGCTTCACGCGCGGGCGGTATTTCGACACCGACCTGCGAACGGTGAAAGCGGCCGGCGTCGACCATGTGATGGGGCGTTTCCTCCATCATTATTACGGTATGGGCGGCACCGAATTGCCCGCGGCTAGCGATTCTTCCAGACGCCTAGTGGCAGAGACGCAAGCTGGCATGAACGTGGTGTGTGACGAGGAAGAGATCGCCGCCCGATCCGTGGACCGACCGCCCGCGAGCCCCTTGGCTTCCTGA
- a CDS encoding response regulator transcription factor, whose protein sequence is MARIIIADDDELVVDIVRAALEARGHIVGALPDGVAVQAVLQSKRPDLLILDCNMPEKGGITALREVRAAAGSYDIPVLMLTARTAKSDEWLAYQSGADDFLRKPFDADQLVARAEALLGDSRRLRA, encoded by the coding sequence GTGGCCAGGATCATCATTGCCGACGATGACGAGCTGGTGGTGGACATCGTCCGTGCCGCGCTTGAGGCGCGCGGCCATATCGTTGGGGCGCTGCCCGACGGCGTTGCGGTTCAGGCGGTGCTACAATCGAAGCGCCCGGACCTGCTTATCCTCGACTGCAACATGCCGGAAAAAGGTGGCATCACGGCCCTTCGCGAGGTGCGCGCCGCGGCGGGCAGCTACGACATTCCGGTACTGATGCTGACGGCCCGCACGGCCAAGTCGGACGAATGGCTAGCCTATCAATCCGGCGCCGACGATTTCCTGCGCAAGCCGTTCGATGCCGACCAGCTGGTGGCCCGCGCCGAAGCCCTGCTTGGGGACAGTCGACGCCTGCGGGCCTGA
- a CDS encoding sensor histidine kinase has translation MSEPRILYVDDDDGLRRLIERAMGRRGFAVTTAASADEGTRLLEAGQFDLVAVDNHMPGKSGREMLAEIVAREDHPPVVFVTGNDDTSTAVEAIHGGALDFVVKTVGESFFDLLAGRFRQALTRDKLERDKRSAEAQLRVANEHLEMMVREVHHRVSNSLQMVLGFVAMQANQTGDAEVRGALDDIQNRIRAISNVHQRLYTGSDLATVDLHDYLRNLAGDLRDSLPQLKERVRLDVSGESIEVPTDVAISVGVIVNELVSNATKYAFAPDQGGTITVTLERVGEDSAALTVADDGVGLGNAQAPAGTGLGTRIVGAMARGLKSKVETLPTDSGTAQRLVIKLS, from the coding sequence ATAAGCGAGCCGCGAATCCTTTACGTCGACGACGACGACGGGCTTCGCCGGCTGATCGAGCGGGCGATGGGACGCCGGGGCTTTGCCGTGACCACCGCGGCCAGCGCCGACGAGGGCACTCGGCTGCTCGAAGCGGGCCAGTTCGACCTGGTCGCCGTCGACAATCACATGCCGGGCAAAAGCGGCCGCGAAATGCTCGCGGAGATCGTCGCCAGGGAAGACCATCCGCCGGTCGTGTTCGTCACCGGCAACGACGACACCTCGACCGCGGTCGAGGCGATCCATGGCGGTGCGCTCGACTTCGTCGTCAAGACGGTCGGCGAAAGCTTCTTCGATCTGCTCGCCGGCCGTTTCCGCCAGGCGCTGACGCGCGACAAGCTGGAACGCGACAAGCGCAGCGCCGAGGCGCAATTGCGCGTCGCCAACGAGCATCTCGAGATGATGGTCCGCGAAGTCCATCACCGCGTGTCCAACAGCCTGCAGATGGTGCTCGGCTTCGTTGCCATGCAGGCCAACCAGACCGGCGATGCCGAAGTGCGCGGCGCGCTCGACGATATCCAGAACCGTATCCGCGCCATCAGCAACGTCCACCAGCGGCTGTACACCGGCAGCGACCTCGCCACCGTCGACCTGCACGACTATCTGCGCAACCTAGCCGGAGACCTGCGCGACAGCCTGCCGCAGTTGAAGGAGCGGGTCCGCCTCGACGTTTCCGGAGAATCGATCGAGGTGCCGACCGACGTCGCCATCTCCGTCGGCGTGATCGTCAACGAACTGGTCAGCAACGCCACCAAATATGCGTTCGCGCCGGACCAGGGCGGCACCATCACGGTGACGCTCGAACGGGTCGGGGAAGACAGCGCCGCGCTGACCGTCGCCGACGACGGGGTCGGCCTTGGCAATGCGCAGGCGCCCGCCGGCACCGGGCTTGGCACGCGCATCGTCGGCGCGATGGCGCGCGGTCTGAAAAGCAAGGTCGAAACCCTGCCCACGGACAGCGGCACGGCCCAGCGTCTGGTGATCAAGCTCAGCTGA
- a CDS encoding response regulator, with product MSKTESVGIIMIEDDEGHARLIEKNIRRAGISNDIRHFTDGTTALDYLFNSPEGPALNGPAMVLLDLNLPDMSGTSILEKIKQDERLHRTPVVVLTTTDDKVEIQRCYDLGCNVYITKPVNYESFADAIRQLGLFLAVIQVPEVDPQ from the coding sequence ATGAGCAAGACGGAATCGGTCGGAATCATCATGATCGAAGACGATGAGGGGCATGCGCGCCTGATCGAAAAGAACATCCGCCGCGCCGGCATTTCCAACGATATCCGCCATTTCACCGATGGCACGACGGCGCTCGACTATCTGTTCAACTCGCCCGAAGGCCCGGCGCTCAACGGCCCGGCGATGGTCCTCCTCGACCTCAACCTGCCGGACATGAGCGGCACTTCGATCCTCGAGAAGATCAAGCAGGACGAGCGCCTTCACCGCACCCCGGTCGTGGTCCTCACCACCACCGACGACAAGGTCGAAATCCAGCGCTGCTACGACCTCGGCTGCAACGTCTACATCACCAAGCCGGTGAATTACGAAAGCTTTGCCGACGCCATCCGGCAGCTCGGCCTGTTCCTGGCGGTGATCCAGGTCCCAGAGGTCGACCCCCAATAA
- a CDS encoding sensor histidine kinase → MKLQSTPDPAGPVADDRREGSGRRTVGLLLAVGAVMLVIAVVFAALTLQSITDDTDAVEHTLEVQASINRLSALNERIETGRRGFLIQPDPAFSATVQRAATGFDTEATRLRGLISDNPAQLRRLEAILRLRAEREALINAMFADPRQATLDVTTADFNAERGVIIVRTVRRIATEMVDAETHLLSQRNRNQLDSLVQLYTVSGIALALLVAVLLAAVLLVLRFNRDLTRAQARLRVANEGLEEAVERRTAELIRANQEIQRFAYIVSHDLRSPLVNVLGFTSELDQSRKDIRAFLEKLFADRPELRDETVWRAADEDLPEALDFIRKSTEKMDRLINSILELSRQGRRQLTPERLDMDALADGVVASLHQRAEDAGATVAVESLPPLESDRIAIEQILSNLVENALKYLQPGRPGEVTVRGRRHGRMVDIDVVDNGRGVAPADQERIFELFRRAGTQDQPGEGIGLANVRALAYRLGGTITMQSEVGEGSTFTLSLPDKFISRETVA, encoded by the coding sequence ATGAAGCTTCAGTCGACGCCTGATCCAGCCGGGCCGGTCGCGGACGATCGCCGGGAAGGGAGCGGCCGCCGCACGGTCGGTCTGTTGCTGGCGGTCGGCGCGGTCATGCTGGTCATTGCCGTCGTCTTCGCGGCGCTGACCCTGCAAAGCATCACCGACGATACCGACGCGGTCGAACATACGCTGGAGGTGCAGGCGTCGATCAACCGCCTGTCGGCGCTGAATGAACGGATCGAAACCGGCCGCCGCGGCTTCCTTATCCAGCCCGACCCGGCGTTTTCCGCAACCGTCCAGCGCGCTGCGACCGGCTTCGATACCGAAGCCACGCGGCTGCGCGGCCTGATCAGCGACAATCCCGCGCAGCTGCGCCGTCTGGAAGCGATCCTGCGCCTGCGGGCCGAGCGCGAGGCGCTGATCAATGCGATGTTCGCCGACCCCCGGCAGGCAACGCTCGACGTGACCACGGCGGACTTCAATGCCGAGCGCGGCGTCATCATCGTGCGGACCGTGCGCCGCATCGCCACGGAAATGGTCGACGCCGAAACGCACCTGCTGTCCCAGCGCAACCGCAACCAGCTCGATTCCCTGGTCCAGCTGTACACCGTCAGCGGCATCGCGCTGGCGCTGCTTGTGGCCGTCCTGCTCGCCGCGGTGCTGCTCGTCCTGCGCTTCAACCGCGACCTGACGCGCGCGCAGGCTCGGCTGCGGGTCGCCAACGAGGGGCTTGAGGAAGCGGTCGAGCGCCGCACCGCCGAACTCATCCGCGCCAACCAGGAAATCCAGCGCTTCGCTTATATCGTCAGCCACGATTTGCGTTCGCCGCTGGTCAACGTGCTCGGCTTCACGTCCGAGCTCGACCAGTCGCGCAAGGACATCCGCGCGTTCCTCGAAAAGCTATTCGCCGACCGGCCGGAACTGCGCGATGAGACCGTCTGGCGGGCGGCCGACGAGGACCTGCCCGAGGCGCTCGACTTCATCCGCAAGTCGACGGAGAAGATGGACCGGCTGATCAACTCGATCCTCGAACTGTCGCGCCAAGGCCGGCGCCAGCTGACGCCTGAGCGGCTCGACATGGACGCGCTGGCCGACGGCGTCGTCGCCTCGCTCCACCAGCGCGCGGAAGATGCCGGCGCGACGGTCGCCGTGGAGTCCCTGCCGCCGCTGGAAAGCGACCGGATCGCGATCGAGCAGATCCTGTCCAACCTGGTCGAAAACGCGCTCAAATATCTTCAGCCCGGCCGGCCCGGGGAAGTGACGGTGCGCGGCCGCCGCCATGGGCGGATGGTGGATATCGACGTCGTCGATAACGGGCGCGGCGTGGCCCCGGCCGACCAGGAACGGATTTTCGAACTGTTCCGCCGCGCCGGGACTCAGGACCAGCCGGGCGAAGGCATCGGCTTGGCAAATGTCCGTGCCTTGGCTTATCGCCTTGGCGGGACGATCACGATGCAATCCGAAGTTGGCGAGGGATCGACGTTCACCCTGTCGCTTCCGGACAAATTCATCTCGAGGGAAACGGTGGCATGA